Proteins from one Chitinophaga oryzae genomic window:
- a CDS encoding RagB/SusD family nutrient uptake outer membrane protein — protein MKSGIIKTYIMISCVLAGSLFSACNKFLDTKPEDFVTPENYFNTEADLDRALNGVYNRLIDNWGRMYSRGLFSYLNISDEFFYKNVSVNNLRVLDFDAGQLDVGKLWEVAYQGIDRANLLLENVNKPRMDETKRNAIKGQALFLRAYFYFVLVDNFGGVPLKLSSTTSPTAPNLPRSSVAQVYAAIVEDMKAAEPLVSDISAYTNNERVTTTVVQAMLARVYLTMAGEPLKDVSKYTDALSYADKVINSGKHSLNPSYSNIFINHSKDINEPQECLWEIGMYGNQQGTAQLAGGVGIENGVECPDDNIGYSGGAVHPTARLFNLFEAADQRRDWAIAPYRYINAGGTITKTAFTPAQIYERTAGKWRREYETQVPKNRLYNSTNFPVIRYADVLLMKAEAENALNGPVAAAYEAVNQVRRRGYGKPVHAADPAADLPAGLGAVDFLSHLQDERARELCFEGMRKHDLIRWGLYVSKMQSLATEVSSSAPAAWKYAGSAAKNTTVRNVLFPIPNTEITINRLITQNPGW, from the coding sequence ATGAAATCAGGCATTATCAAAACATATATCATGATCTCCTGTGTGCTGGCAGGTTCCCTGTTCAGCGCATGCAATAAATTCCTGGACACGAAACCGGAAGACTTTGTGACACCGGAAAATTACTTCAATACCGAAGCAGACCTGGACAGGGCGCTGAACGGCGTCTATAACCGGTTGATCGACAACTGGGGCAGGATGTACTCCCGCGGGTTGTTCAGTTACCTGAACATCAGCGATGAATTTTTTTATAAGAACGTGTCCGTGAACAATCTCCGGGTATTGGACTTTGACGCCGGCCAGCTGGACGTGGGCAAGTTGTGGGAGGTGGCTTACCAGGGCATCGACCGCGCCAACCTGTTGCTCGAAAATGTGAACAAACCCAGGATGGACGAGACGAAACGGAACGCCATCAAAGGGCAGGCGCTTTTCCTGCGCGCCTATTTCTATTTTGTGCTGGTGGATAATTTCGGTGGCGTGCCGTTGAAGTTATCGTCCACCACTTCGCCAACGGCGCCCAATCTGCCACGTTCTTCCGTGGCCCAGGTATACGCGGCCATCGTGGAAGATATGAAAGCAGCAGAACCGCTGGTGAGCGACATCAGCGCCTATACGAACAATGAGCGTGTAACCACCACCGTAGTACAGGCGATGCTGGCGAGGGTGTATCTTACCATGGCCGGTGAACCGCTGAAGGATGTGTCGAAATACACCGATGCGCTGTCTTACGCTGACAAGGTGATCAATTCAGGTAAACATTCTTTGAATCCTTCCTACAGCAATATTTTTATCAATCATTCCAAAGATATCAACGAGCCTCAGGAGTGCCTCTGGGAGATAGGGATGTACGGTAATCAGCAGGGTACGGCCCAGCTGGCGGGGGGCGTAGGTATTGAGAACGGCGTGGAGTGCCCCGATGACAACATCGGTTATTCCGGTGGCGCAGTGCATCCTACGGCCAGATTGTTCAACCTCTTCGAGGCAGCGGACCAGCGCCGCGATTGGGCGATTGCGCCTTACCGGTATATTAACGCCGGCGGAACGATCACCAAAACAGCTTTCACACCGGCGCAGATTTATGAACGTACCGCCGGTAAATGGCGCCGTGAATACGAAACACAGGTGCCAAAGAACCGCCTGTACAATTCCACCAACTTTCCCGTGATCCGTTATGCCGACGTGCTGCTTATGAAGGCCGAAGCGGAAAATGCCCTGAATGGCCCGGTGGCAGCGGCTTATGAGGCTGTTAACCAGGTGAGGAGAAGGGGGTACGGTAAACCTGTTCATGCCGCCGATCCGGCAGCAGACCTGCCGGCAGGGCTGGGCGCCGTTGATTTCCTGTCGCATTTGCAGGATGAAAGAGCGCGCGAACTTTGTTTTGAAGGCATGCGCAAACATGACCTGATTCGTTGGGGCCTGTACGTAAGTAAAATGCAGTCGCTGGCAACAGAGGTGAGCAGCTCCGCGCCGGCGGCCTGGAAATACGCCGGCAGCGCGGCGAAGAACACCACCGTTCGCAATGTACTGTTTCCCATTCCCAACACTGAGATCACTATCAATCGTTTGATCACTCAAAATCCCGGCTGGTAA
- a CDS encoding response regulator transcription factor — protein sequence MYSILLVEDDEFVCKAIEIILRKQDYIISIAKNGQDAMRYLQQSKFDLVITDLMLPYANGMELVSKMRNELHLDVPILVLSAVTHEKTITEGFDIGVDDYLKKPFNPSELASRVKRLIQQRAKNTI from the coding sequence ATGTATAGTATTCTCTTAGTGGAAGACGATGAATTTGTTTGTAAAGCGATAGAAATTATTTTAAGGAAACAGGACTATATCATCAGCATCGCCAAAAACGGACAGGACGCTATGCGGTATCTGCAGCAATCAAAATTTGACCTGGTCATTACTGACCTGATGTTACCCTACGCCAATGGTATGGAACTGGTAAGCAAAATGCGCAACGAGCTCCATCTGGACGTCCCCATTCTTGTTTTGTCTGCAGTTACACATGAAAAGACCATCACGGAAGGTTTTGATATCGGAGTAGACGACTATCTGAAGAAACCGTTTAACCCATCAGAACTTGCCTCAAGAGTAAAACGCCTGATTCAACAAAGAGCAAAGAACACCATTTAA
- a CDS encoding ArsR/SmtB family transcription factor, which yields METRRDVFHAIADPTRRAILHMLAGKKMNLNAVAEEFDISRPAISRHIKVLTECGMVIIKQEGRERYCIANPAPLSEVEAWMKTYKAFWADSLDALDEFLKKQRTRKK from the coding sequence ATGGAGACGAGAAGAGATGTATTTCATGCTATCGCGGATCCCACCCGGCGCGCCATCCTGCATATGCTCGCAGGAAAAAAGATGAACCTGAACGCCGTAGCTGAGGAGTTCGACATCAGCCGCCCTGCCATCTCCCGGCATATTAAAGTACTGACGGAATGCGGCATGGTGATCATTAAACAGGAAGGAAGGGAACGCTATTGCATCGCCAACCCGGCCCCCCTCAGTGAAGTGGAAGCGTGGATGAAAACCTACAAAGCTTTCTGGGCCGACAGCCTCGACGCTTTGGATGAATTCCTGAAAAAACAACGTACCCGGAAAAAATAA
- a CDS encoding sodium:solute symporter family protein — MNAVIDTAVIVVFSLFIMLVGFSFSRTGRNLKSFFAAGEAVPWFIGGLSLFMSFFSAGTFVAWGSIAYQYGWVAITIQWTMCIGALVTGLYLAPRWKATGNLTAAEFIRERLGEKVQKAYIYIFMLVSLLIKGSVLYSVARLVSASLGLPLMPSTVVLGLFMIAYTAVGGLWAVMVTDILQFVVLTAAVLIIIPLAFDAAGGAQHFLHFSPEGFFSVVNGEYTWGFIVAFALYHVFYIGGNWTFVQRYTSVDTPKSASKVAYLFAGLYILSPVLWMLPPMLYKSINPGLLGLETENAYLMICKHVLPAGLMGLILTGMYFSTSASANTALNVVSAVFTNDIYKGSINPGASDKTLMRVARVSSWFFGLGMIAIALIVPYIGGIVEFTLSIGAITGGPLLAPPIWALFSRRLTGKATLYITVISLLVNLVFKVILPLTAGIKLGRADEMLLGVGLPFLMLALYEWYARGKGDVSDEYIQLQRRRAQRKVEVLEVSAEEAIEIQKQNQFGLKVIAFSLAFIALLLYGLCFFSQKSAPLVAGIATTILVAAVIPLRAARKVKITSQPEPVESTY, encoded by the coding sequence ATGAATGCTGTCATAGATACCGCCGTTATTGTTGTTTTTTCCCTGTTCATTATGCTGGTGGGATTTTCCTTTTCCAGGACAGGAAGAAACCTCAAATCTTTTTTTGCTGCGGGGGAGGCCGTACCCTGGTTTATCGGCGGGCTGTCCCTTTTTATGAGTTTCTTTTCTGCCGGCACGTTTGTGGCCTGGGGTTCCATTGCTTACCAGTACGGCTGGGTGGCCATCACTATCCAGTGGACAATGTGCATCGGTGCGCTGGTGACGGGGCTGTACCTCGCGCCCCGATGGAAAGCCACCGGCAACCTCACCGCGGCAGAATTCATCCGGGAACGGCTGGGTGAGAAAGTGCAGAAGGCGTATATCTATATTTTCATGCTGGTGTCTTTGCTGATCAAAGGCTCCGTATTGTATTCCGTGGCCAGGCTGGTGAGCGCTTCACTGGGACTGCCACTCATGCCTTCCACTGTTGTGCTGGGGTTATTCATGATCGCCTATACGGCGGTAGGCGGCCTGTGGGCCGTAATGGTGACCGACATCCTGCAGTTCGTAGTGCTCACGGCAGCGGTGCTGATCATTATTCCGCTGGCTTTTGATGCGGCGGGCGGCGCACAGCATTTCCTGCACTTTTCGCCGGAAGGTTTCTTCAGTGTGGTCAACGGTGAGTACACCTGGGGCTTTATTGTTGCCTTTGCGTTGTATCACGTGTTTTATATCGGCGGCAACTGGACTTTTGTACAACGCTACACCAGTGTAGACACGCCGAAGTCCGCCTCCAAAGTGGCTTATCTTTTTGCAGGGCTTTACATCCTGAGCCCGGTGCTGTGGATGTTACCGCCGATGCTCTACAAAAGCATCAACCCCGGGCTGCTTGGCCTGGAAACGGAGAACGCCTATCTCATGATCTGCAAGCATGTGCTGCCGGCAGGTTTAATGGGGCTGATACTCACCGGTATGTATTTTTCCACCTCTGCTTCCGCCAATACAGCACTGAATGTGGTATCCGCTGTTTTTACCAACGATATCTACAAAGGATCGATTAATCCTGGTGCTTCTGACAAAACACTGATGCGCGTGGCAAGGGTATCTTCCTGGTTCTTCGGGTTGGGTATGATTGCCATTGCGCTGATAGTGCCTTATATCGGCGGTATCGTGGAGTTTACCCTGAGCATCGGGGCTATCACCGGTGGACCATTGCTGGCGCCGCCTATCTGGGCGCTGTTCTCCAGGCGGCTAACGGGCAAGGCTACCCTGTATATTACCGTCATCAGCCTGCTGGTCAACCTGGTATTTAAAGTGATCCTTCCGTTGACGGCGGGTATTAAACTGGGCCGTGCCGATGAGATGTTGCTCGGCGTTGGATTGCCTTTCTTGATGCTGGCCCTGTACGAATGGTATGCCCGTGGCAAAGGCGATGTGAGCGACGAATATATACAGTTGCAACGCCGCCGCGCACAACGCAAGGTAGAAGTGTTGGAGGTCAGCGCGGAGGAGGCCATCGAGATACAAAAACAAAATCAGTTCGGGTTAAAGGTGATTGCCTTTTCGCTCGCCTTTATCGCCTTATTACTATATGGGCTGTGTTTCTTTTCACAGAAAAGTGCCCCGCTGGTGGCGGGTATTGCCACTACGATCCTCGTCGCGGCTGTTATACCGCTGCGGGCTGCACGAAAAGTGAAGATCACGTCTCAACCGGAACCGGTAGAAAGTACTTATTAA
- a CDS encoding DUF5017 domain-containing protein, whose translation MRPYLYLMIIAAFCACAKEKVTTPELEVTTAGTTFKAGDTVSFVFQGNPDNITFYSGEPGRKYEHRQRTTVDADLQIQFSTLVQFGKIYPNLQLMVSNDFSGIADVEHVKAATWKDVSSKAVFSAGQDNTPSGVVSLKEFADSARHKLIYIAFRYTDTNKPEGQNRWVVRTFTANSVSADNVVTPMATMATAGWKAVDFKNPAFVWAVTQAQLLMPGSKNTDDNEDWVISKGLDPTAVKPDQGIALKNISTTLPAYKYVYTRPGTYRVVFEASAVRYNGEKRITRELTLTITP comes from the coding sequence ATGCGACCTTACTTATATCTGATGATCATCGCCGCTTTCTGCGCCTGTGCCAAAGAGAAGGTGACCACGCCGGAGCTGGAAGTAACAACGGCCGGCACCACCTTTAAGGCCGGCGATACCGTGTCGTTCGTTTTTCAGGGCAATCCCGATAATATTACTTTTTATTCCGGCGAACCCGGACGCAAGTATGAACACCGCCAGCGTACCACGGTAGATGCCGATCTGCAGATACAGTTCAGCACGCTGGTACAGTTTGGCAAGATATACCCCAACCTGCAACTGATGGTGTCCAACGATTTCAGCGGTATTGCAGATGTGGAACATGTGAAAGCCGCTACCTGGAAAGACGTATCTTCCAAAGCGGTATTTTCTGCCGGGCAGGACAATACGCCCTCCGGCGTGGTGAGCCTGAAAGAATTTGCTGATTCCGCCCGGCATAAGCTGATTTATATCGCGTTCCGGTATACCGACACCAATAAGCCTGAAGGGCAGAACCGCTGGGTGGTGCGGACGTTTACCGCCAACAGCGTGTCTGCGGATAACGTGGTGACGCCGATGGCCACCATGGCGACGGCAGGGTGGAAAGCGGTGGACTTTAAAAATCCGGCGTTCGTATGGGCTGTTACCCAGGCGCAGTTGTTGATGCCCGGCAGTAAAAATACCGATGACAACGAAGATTGGGTGATCTCCAAAGGACTGGACCCTACAGCCGTAAAGCCTGACCAGGGGATAGCGCTGAAGAATATCAGCACTACGCTGCCGGCATATAAGTATGTGTATACCCGCCCGGGTACCTACCGGGTGGTATTTGAAGCGTCGGCCGTGCGTTATAACGGAGAGAAACGTATTACCAGAGAACTAACCTTAACGATTACACCGTGA
- a CDS encoding HEAT repeat domain-containing protein: MTSFRQWLEDLVYYFAYFPLVIQIAIIVSVLAVAGTAVAYIYMIFFRWQKERRAKKERPLREKVNELLLEHIIYKSLGDPDTPVALPLEAFETLPLQEKWAADVFKSQLLEYRNNFTGDIPLLLRQLYLELGLHRDAAAALQSGRRKKVINALVELSGMGVLLNNAHVLSLTQSRDQYIREMARCYWVQCSPDAPFAFFSHVKEPLLAWEQFELFRIISLRKDIPMPSFAQWIDPQYHPTVIVLCLKLAAYFQQPEAIPAMINLLKTEDEQLRAVTINNLGKLMALEAEPVLVDMYPTQPDSCKLEILKALGRIGSGNFIGFLQQELEHTDDFLLMKHAAHSIVAHKALASGLVAQLQQSLTGTRKLLLQHSLNPLIKY, encoded by the coding sequence ATGACGTCGTTCCGCCAATGGCTGGAGGACCTGGTATACTATTTTGCCTACTTCCCGCTGGTGATACAGATCGCCATCATCGTAAGCGTGCTGGCCGTTGCCGGTACAGCCGTGGCATACATATACATGATCTTCTTCCGCTGGCAGAAAGAAAGACGGGCGAAGAAAGAAAGGCCCCTGCGCGAAAAAGTGAATGAGCTGCTGCTGGAACATATCATCTACAAATCACTGGGTGATCCGGACACCCCCGTAGCCCTGCCGCTGGAGGCCTTCGAAACCCTCCCCCTGCAGGAAAAATGGGCGGCAGATGTATTTAAAAGCCAGTTGCTGGAATACCGCAACAACTTCACCGGGGATATTCCGCTGCTGCTCCGCCAGCTGTACCTCGAACTGGGTTTGCACCGCGATGCCGCCGCTGCCCTGCAGTCCGGCCGCCGCAAAAAAGTGATCAACGCCCTCGTGGAATTATCCGGCATGGGCGTACTGCTGAACAATGCGCATGTGTTGTCCCTCACCCAAAGCCGCGATCAGTACATCCGGGAAATGGCGCGTTGTTACTGGGTGCAATGCTCCCCCGACGCCCCCTTTGCGTTTTTCAGTCACGTGAAAGAACCTTTGCTGGCATGGGAACAGTTTGAACTGTTCCGGATCATTTCCCTGCGGAAAGACATCCCCATGCCTTCTTTCGCCCAATGGATCGATCCGCAGTACCACCCAACGGTCATCGTGCTCTGTCTGAAGCTGGCAGCCTACTTCCAGCAACCGGAAGCGATACCGGCCATGATCAACCTCCTGAAAACGGAAGATGAACAGCTGCGGGCCGTTACCATCAACAACCTTGGCAAGCTGATGGCACTGGAAGCAGAACCCGTCCTGGTAGACATGTATCCGACGCAGCCAGACAGCTGCAAACTGGAAATACTGAAAGCGCTGGGCCGCATCGGCTCAGGTAATTTCATCGGTTTCCTGCAACAGGAACTGGAACATACGGATGATTTTCTGCTCATGAAACACGCGGCACACTCCATTGTAGCCCATAAAGCACTTGCCAGCGGCCTGGTAGCCCAGCTACAGCAATCGCTCACCGGCACCAGGAAACTGCTGCTGCAACACAGTCTGAACCCCCTGATTAAATACTAA
- a CDS encoding SRPBCC family protein, producing MKKITDQRVFVQVEKAFDEPAETIFDAWLDTDMLSHWMFGPAVRNEEVLNLTNDPRPGGRFSFQVRRDNEILNHIGAYLEINRPSLLVFTWGVDIEPGDESVVTIRITSTATGCVLQLEHDMDIKWSEYADRTEEGWTYMIGLLHNYLQRHRNK from the coding sequence ATGAAAAAAATAACCGATCAACGCGTTTTCGTTCAGGTGGAAAAGGCTTTTGACGAGCCTGCTGAAACTATTTTCGACGCCTGGCTGGACACAGACATGCTAAGCCACTGGATGTTCGGGCCTGCCGTGCGCAACGAGGAAGTGCTGAACCTCACCAACGACCCGCGCCCTGGCGGCCGGTTCAGTTTCCAGGTGAGAAGAGACAATGAAATCCTCAACCACATCGGGGCTTACCTGGAAATTAACCGCCCCTCGCTGCTGGTATTTACCTGGGGAGTAGATATCGAACCGGGCGATGAAAGCGTAGTCACCATCCGCATCACCTCCACCGCCACGGGCTGCGTATTGCAACTGGAGCATGATATGGACATCAAATGGTCTGAATATGCAGACCGCACCGAAGAAGGATGGACTTACATGATCGGGTTGCTGCATAATTATCTGCAACGGCACCGGAATAAATAA
- a CDS encoding LacI family DNA-binding transcriptional regulator, with translation MKRHQVTIVDIAKALNLSKSTVSRALTGHPSVKEDTRQAVLELADKMDYQRNMLAISLITRKTNTIGIIVPEFTSSYFPNVTIGAQEVASKAGYNTVICQSNESYETEVANTKVMLANQVDGILVSLSKETRNFDHLKIFQRKGIPIVFFNRVCDDMDVPKVIVDDFEGAYKAVSHLLERGRKRIAHLSGPTSLRISEKRLNGYKAALKKHNVPYDESLVIPYDLNTDMVHIYVTHLLSLPQPPDAIFAISDPTAIEIIQVIKKKGLRVPEDIAVVGFSNDFASGLIHPSLTTVAQPVKEIGRTAAQLLLDQINRDVADWKSIIRVLKTELIVRESS, from the coding sequence ATGAAACGACATCAGGTGACCATCGTTGACATCGCCAAAGCGCTGAACCTGTCCAAATCCACCGTGTCCCGGGCGCTGACGGGCCATCCCAGCGTGAAAGAGGACACGCGCCAGGCAGTATTGGAACTGGCCGATAAAATGGACTACCAGCGCAATATGCTGGCCATCAGCCTTATCACCCGGAAGACCAATACCATCGGCATTATTGTTCCGGAATTCACCAGTTCCTACTTTCCCAACGTGACCATCGGTGCGCAGGAAGTGGCCAGCAAGGCGGGATACAATACCGTCATCTGCCAGTCCAACGAGAGTTATGAAACAGAAGTGGCCAACACAAAAGTGATGCTGGCCAACCAGGTGGATGGTATCCTGGTATCGCTGAGTAAGGAGACCCGGAATTTCGATCACCTGAAAATCTTCCAGCGCAAAGGCATCCCCATCGTTTTTTTCAACCGGGTGTGCGACGACATGGATGTGCCTAAAGTTATCGTGGACGATTTTGAAGGCGCCTACAAGGCGGTGAGCCATCTGCTGGAAAGAGGCAGGAAGCGGATCGCGCACCTGTCGGGCCCCACCTCGCTGCGTATCAGCGAAAAAAGGCTGAACGGCTACAAGGCAGCCCTGAAAAAACACAACGTGCCCTACGATGAAAGCCTGGTCATCCCCTATGACCTGAACACCGACATGGTGCATATCTACGTAACGCACCTGCTTAGCCTCCCCCAGCCGCCGGACGCCATCTTCGCCATCAGCGACCCTACGGCCATTGAAATTATCCAGGTGATAAAAAAGAAAGGGCTCCGCGTACCGGAAGATATTGCCGTGGTAGGCTTCAGTAACGACTTTGCATCCGGACTGATACATCCGTCGCTCACGACGGTAGCGCAACCGGTAAAAGAAATCGGCCGGACAGCCGCACAGCTGTTACTCGATCAGATCAACCGCGATGTGGCCGACTGGAAAAGCATTATCCGCGTGCTCAAGACCGAACTGATCGTCCGGGAATCCAGCTGA
- a CDS encoding SusC/RagA family TonB-linked outer membrane protein codes for MQKKIFTLTGYWLLPFFIICIWMNAIAQQPTPTVTGKITEASGTPLPGVTVRVKGGTVSAITNDEGVYNIKVNTLPGTILLYSYVGYVSREVKLTAGRTVYNITLESSVKGLNDVVVIGYGTVKRKDLTGAVGEVKMADMAKAPVPSFEEALGGRVAGVQVSASDGQPGAALNIVIRGNNSVTQENSPLYVVDGFPMENPSNNIFNPEEIASIEVLKDASATAIYGARGANGVILITTKKGKSGGPVIAYQTWMGFQQNLKKQKMMDPYEFVKFQLEQNSTLYTPIYLKNGKTLEDYRNVKGVDWQDQVLRNAFMQNHSLSMRGGNDKTKYALSGSLLDQDGIIINSGFKRYQGRLVLDQQVSSKIKAGINLNYTATKTYGAFASTTATGPTSSLMYSVWGYRPVTGDSTNGGSLIDEPFDPDVDPLSEYRMNPIISNRNEYNPAFNNTLIGNAYVEYKPARYFTLRVTGGITREAVRKEIFNNSNTRLGNPKSSALGVNGSVSNAERNSWLNENTLTYARVFNKDHNLNVMGGLSMQKTQTYSYGFTASQVPNESLRMSGLDEGIITTAPTARSANTLMSFLGRVNYGYKSRYLLTLSFRADGSSKFPVSNRWAYFPSGALAWRIIEEPFMKDVSFLSDAKVRVGYGTTGNNRVPDFAYLTALQLFPYSGYPFGNSPAQGIVPNNLGYPDLKWETTSQTDIGIDVGFLKNRITLSADYYKKNTRDLLLNATLAPSSGYLSGIRNIGKVSNEGLEITINTNNIQRKNFSWSTGFNISFNRNKVLQLNEGEASYASRITWGNFNNAYPYIAIPGHPISLFYGFLFDGIYQYGDFNQLGDGSYVLKNNVPNNGNPASSIQPGHIKFRDINGDGKVDNNDLTIIGNPNPKHIGGLSNNFTYGNFDLNVFLQWSYGNDLLNANRIEFENGDVTRNFLNMFASYADRWTPENPSNSLYKVGGQGPLVYSSRTIEDGSYLRLKTVALGYTLPAQTLKAAKIKSLRVYASAQNLLTWTSYSGLDPEVSVRHSALTPGFDWSAYPKARTITFGLDVTF; via the coding sequence ATGCAAAAAAAGATTTTCACGTTAACGGGGTATTGGCTACTCCCGTTTTTTATCATCTGCATATGGATGAACGCTATCGCACAGCAACCAACCCCGACGGTGACGGGCAAAATCACCGAAGCCTCCGGCACACCACTGCCCGGCGTGACAGTTCGCGTCAAAGGAGGCACCGTATCAGCCATTACCAACGACGAAGGCGTTTACAACATTAAAGTGAACACCCTACCCGGCACCATTCTCCTGTACTCATACGTGGGGTATGTGAGCCGCGAGGTAAAGCTCACGGCCGGCAGAACGGTCTACAACATCACCCTGGAATCATCGGTGAAAGGGCTCAATGACGTAGTAGTGATCGGCTACGGCACGGTTAAACGGAAAGACCTTACCGGCGCCGTAGGCGAAGTGAAAATGGCCGATATGGCCAAAGCGCCCGTACCCTCCTTTGAGGAAGCCCTCGGCGGCCGTGTGGCAGGGGTGCAGGTATCGGCCAGCGACGGGCAGCCGGGAGCGGCGCTCAATATCGTCATCCGGGGCAACAACTCCGTCACACAGGAAAACTCTCCCCTCTATGTGGTGGACGGTTTCCCAATGGAAAATCCCTCCAACAACATCTTCAATCCTGAAGAAATCGCCTCTATCGAAGTGCTGAAAGACGCTTCGGCTACCGCCATTTACGGCGCCCGCGGCGCTAACGGGGTTATCCTCATCACCACCAAAAAAGGGAAATCAGGCGGCCCGGTGATCGCCTACCAGACCTGGATGGGCTTCCAGCAGAACCTGAAGAAACAAAAAATGATGGACCCGTACGAGTTCGTGAAGTTCCAGCTGGAACAAAACAGCACCCTCTACACACCCATCTACCTGAAAAATGGCAAAACGCTGGAAGACTACCGGAATGTAAAAGGCGTTGACTGGCAGGACCAGGTGCTGCGCAATGCTTTCATGCAAAACCACAGCCTGTCCATGAGAGGCGGCAACGATAAAACGAAGTATGCCCTGTCCGGCTCCCTGCTGGACCAGGACGGTATCATTATCAACAGCGGATTTAAACGTTACCAGGGCCGCCTGGTGCTGGACCAGCAGGTGAGCAGCAAAATAAAAGCAGGCATCAACCTCAACTACACCGCCACTAAAACATACGGCGCTTTCGCTTCCACCACCGCCACCGGCCCCACCTCGAGCCTTATGTACAGCGTATGGGGCTATCGCCCCGTAACCGGCGATTCCACCAACGGCGGTTCCCTGATCGATGAACCGTTTGACCCTGACGTGGACCCGCTGAGCGAATACCGCATGAATCCTATTATCTCCAACCGTAACGAATACAACCCCGCGTTTAACAATACCCTCATCGGCAACGCCTATGTGGAATACAAACCGGCCCGCTACTTCACCCTGCGCGTCACCGGCGGTATCACGCGGGAGGCTGTACGAAAAGAAATTTTCAATAATTCCAACACCCGGCTGGGCAACCCCAAAAGCAGCGCACTGGGCGTTAACGGCTCCGTGAGCAACGCGGAACGTAACAGCTGGCTCAATGAAAATACGCTCACCTACGCCCGCGTGTTTAACAAAGACCATAACCTCAACGTGATGGGCGGCCTGAGCATGCAGAAAACGCAGACCTACAGTTATGGTTTCACCGCTTCGCAGGTGCCCAACGAATCGCTGCGCATGAGCGGACTGGATGAAGGGATCATCACCACCGCACCTACCGCCCGCTCTGCCAATACGCTGATGTCTTTCCTCGGAAGGGTCAATTATGGTTACAAATCCCGCTACCTGCTCACGCTCTCATTCAGGGCAGACGGTTCGTCCAAATTCCCGGTCAGCAACCGCTGGGCTTATTTCCCCTCCGGCGCACTGGCATGGCGTATTATCGAAGAGCCATTCATGAAGGACGTCAGCTTCCTTTCCGACGCCAAAGTACGTGTAGGCTATGGTACCACGGGCAACAACCGCGTGCCTGATTTTGCCTATCTCACCGCACTGCAGCTGTTCCCCTATTCCGGCTACCCTTTCGGTAATTCACCGGCACAGGGCATCGTGCCCAATAACCTGGGATACCCGGACCTGAAATGGGAAACTACTTCGCAAACGGATATAGGCATTGACGTTGGGTTCCTGAAAAACAGGATCACGCTGTCTGCCGACTACTATAAAAAGAATACGCGCGACCTGTTGCTGAATGCCACCCTGGCGCCGTCTTCCGGTTATCTCAGCGGTATCCGTAACATCGGAAAGGTGTCTAACGAAGGGCTGGAAATCACGATCAATACCAATAATATTCAACGGAAGAACTTTAGCTGGTCTACCGGTTTTAACATCTCCTTTAACCGGAACAAGGTATTACAGCTCAACGAAGGCGAGGCCAGTTATGCTTCCCGTATCACCTGGGGCAACTTCAACAACGCCTATCCGTATATCGCTATTCCCGGGCATCCTATCTCCCTCTTCTATGGTTTCCTGTTTGACGGAATTTACCAGTACGGCGATTTTAACCAGCTGGGCGACGGCTCCTATGTGTTGAAGAACAATGTGCCGAACAACGGTAACCCCGCCAGCAGCATTCAGCCCGGGCACATCAAATTCAGGGACATCAACGGCGACGGTAAAGTGGACAACAACGACCTGACCATCATCGGTAACCCGAACCCGAAACATATCGGCGGGCTGTCCAACAATTTCACCTACGGCAATTTTGACCTGAACGTTTTCCTGCAATGGAGCTACGGCAACGACCTGCTGAACGCCAACCGCATTGAGTTTGAAAACGGCGATGTGACCCGTAACTTCCTGAACATGTTCGCTTCCTATGCCGACAGGTGGACGCCGGAGAACCCCAGCAACAGCCTGTACAAAGTAGGGGGACAAGGCCCGCTGGTGTATTCTTCCCGTACGATAGAAGACGGTTCTTACCTGCGCCTGAAGACAGTCGCGCTCGGCTATACGTTGCCCGCCCAAACGCTCAAAGCGGCGAAAATAAAATCGCTCCGGGTATATGCTTCCGCACAGAACCTGCTCACCTGGACCAGCTACTCCGGCCTCGACCCGGAAGTGTCCGTGCGGCATTCTGCGCTGACGCCCGGGTTTGACTGGTCTGCCTATCCCAAAGCGCGCACTATCACTTTCGGACTGGACGTAACCTTTTAA